A segment of the Betaproteobacteria bacterium genome:
GGCGTGGTGGACGATGCGGCCCTGATCGCGGCGCTGGCGAGCGGCACGATCCGCGCGGCCGGGCTGGACGTGTTCGAGGGCGAGCCTCACTTCAATCGCGGATTCCTGGGGCTGAAGAACGTCGTGCTCGCCCCGCACATCGGCAGCTCGACCCGCGCCACCCGGCTCGCCATGGCCATGACGGCGGCGCGCAACGTGGTCGCGGTGCTAGAGGGCCGGCCGGCGCCGAATCGCGTCAACCCTTGATGTTCCGGAAAGTGGCTGGCAAGCCGCTTTCCCCACAACACTCTCCTCTTTCTCCCAATGGGCCCAAAGGGAGCGGGGAGCGTCGCATGCCCGCGGGCGGCCATCTTGCCGCTCGCCCGGTCGTGCACGCTGCGGGACGCGGCTGCGTGTAAACTTATCGCGCAAACGAGCTGGCTTCCAGCGTCTGCGCACCGAATGGAGGGCGTCATGATCGATAGCCTGCAGGAGCTGCGTCGCGTGTACCCCGAACCCAAGCCGCGCGCGCTTCTCAAACAACTCGACCGGCTGGACGTTCACTGCCGCCAGTTCGTCGGTCTCGCGCCTTTCCTGGTGCTCGCCACGGTCGACAAGGACGGGCGCGTCGATGCCTCGCCGCGCGGCGGCGCGCCGGGCTTCGTGCAGGTGATCGACGACCGAACCCTGCACCTGCCGGACGCCTTCGGCAACAACCGGCTCGACTCCTACGCCAACATTGTTCAGAGCGGGCGCTGCGGAACGATCTTTTTCGTCCCCGGCATGGACGAGACCTTGCGCATCAACGGCCGGGCGCTGCTGCG
Coding sequences within it:
- a CDS encoding pyridoxamine 5'-phosphate oxidase family protein, encoding MIDSLQELRRVYPEPKPRALLKQLDRLDVHCRQFVGLAPFLVLATVDKDGRVDASPRGGAPGFVQVIDDRTLHLPDAFGNNRLDSYANIVQSGRCGTIFFVPGMDETLRINGRALLRNEPELLERFQGERHTPRVVVEIQVEEAYLHCAKALMRSRLWSADNRIERARFPSMGQMIKQQSGSPEPAETQEQMLARYVNEL